The proteins below are encoded in one region of Alistipes indistinctus YIT 12060:
- a CDS encoding pyridoxamine 5'-phosphate oxidase family protein: MQSDTEYRGSGGTGTGQGHSCETGCSCGEKINLDDPCGIAGTVGLSDASSPVAPAGSSGEDGLAYLIGSGRSVGCAGSVRGGTGNDFHATVPVDERIVRFIGRHHVLTLATTVDDVPHCSSLFYAYLPEQNLFAVTSAGNTWHVAQLQRNARVAAAVVLETKLVGKVQGLQVRGRMYRPCGKELAAVKKAYMLRFPYAAAMDLEMWAIAPDYLKLTDNRLGFGKKMIWEADCNEKIG; this comes from the coding sequence ATGCAAAGCGATACCGAATACCGCGGCTCCGGTGGCACCGGCACCGGACAAGGACACTCCTGCGAAACCGGCTGCTCCTGCGGCGAAAAAATAAATCTTGACGATCCCTGTGGAATTGCCGGCACTGTCGGCCTTTCCGACGCATCCTCTCCTGTCGCGCCTGCCGGTTCTTCCGGGGAGGACGGCCTCGCTTATCTTATCGGTTCTGGCCGTTCTGTTGGTTGTGCCGGTTCCGTGCGGGGCGGAACGGGTAACGATTTCCATGCGACCGTTCCCGTGGATGAACGGATTGTCCGGTTCATCGGGCGGCATCATGTGCTGACGCTGGCGACGACGGTGGATGATGTGCCGCACTGTTCATCGCTGTTTTACGCATATTTGCCCGAACAGAACCTTTTTGCCGTGACTTCGGCCGGGAATACGTGGCATGTGGCCCAGTTGCAGCGCAATGCACGGGTGGCTGCGGCGGTGGTTTTGGAGACGAAGCTCGTCGGCAAAGTGCAGGGATTGCAAGTGAGGGGCCGGATGTACCGTCCCTGCGGCAAGGAACTTGCGGCAGTTAAAAAAGCCTATATGTTGCGTTTCCCGTATGCAGCGGCAATGGATTTGGAGATGTGGGCGATCGCACCCGATTACCTGAAATTGACCGATAACCGTCTCGGCTTCGGTAAAAAAATGATTTGGGAAGCCGATTGCAACGAGAAAATCGGGTAA